TGGCTTTACTAAAGTAAAAACATTTATGGCCATGAATAAAAATGAACAGGCTAAAATATATTGATAAGGCTTTAGAGTTAGATCTAACTTTTAAAAAAGCTATTGGGGCTAAAGAAGAGCTTTCGAAGTTGATGGAGGACTAATGGTATGGTTAAAAAAACATTCTGTCCGCGCTGTGGTTCTAAGAAAATTAAATATGAGCAAATCTATGAAGGTAGTGGCACCTGGAAATGCCATCACTGTGGATATGAAGGCTCAATAGTTTTAGAAGATGGTAATATTGAAAAAACTATTATAGAAACCAAGAAAATGGAAAAATTAAGTAAAAAACTATTATGGAGAAGATAACTAAGAGTATTTTCCACTTATTTGAATCCAACATTATCGCCCATCCATAATATTGATACGCATATTTTCTAAAAAAATTATTCTGGCCCGTAAGTACTAAGAATAGCACCAACACGCACTACATTAAATAAAATAAACACAAGAAAAATTCCAACAACAACCATTGTATATTCAAATTTGTTACTGGTTCTTTTTTTCACGGCCACTGCTATGATTCCACTAATTATACCAATGAACAAGAATAGTAAGAAACCTGAAATCGCACTGCCAATGTATAAAAAATAGGTGAGGGATCCTAATATCGTGTGGAAATTAGCCATTTGTATGCTTGTTAGATTTGGTGATAAGAAAACGACCAAAGGAATTGATGTAAGTCCAGCTATGCTTGTTGACAGTCCTCCGTACAAGATTCCATTACGATACCTGATTTCCACTAGATAAACTGCAATGAATGCACCTATTACTGGTGATATTAATCCCATTTTTGGTAAATATAATCCACTTAATAAGGCAATTACAAATGTAACCACAAATCCAACAATAACTGACTTCCAATTTAACTTCATTTTCCAACCAGCCGCACCAATGCCTCCAAAAATTGAGCCCACAATGGAACACATGATTAATGTTTCAATGATTGCATAAATCTCTGAGATAAT
The window above is part of the Methanobacterium sp. genome. Proteins encoded here:
- a CDS encoding DUF5518 domain-containing protein, coding for MKNINWKAVMAGSATAIVLGVLSSFLLIFSPIISYGIYVGFIIGALLTGYIVGETCVDGAKNGILMGIITAIILSAVSIIYGLIVPREASSSAVIISEIYAIIETLIMCSIVGSIFGGIGAAGWKMKLNWKSVIVGFVVTFVIALLSGLYLPKMGLISPVIGAFIAVYLVEIRYRNGILYGGLSTSIAGLTSIPLVVFLSPNLTSIQMANFHTILGSLTYFLYIGSAISGFLLFLFIGIISGIIAVAVKKRTSNKFEYTMVVVGIFLVFILFNVVRVGAILSTYGPE